In one window of Buchnera aphidicola (Rhopalosiphum maidis) DNA:
- the queE gene encoding 7-carboxy-7-deazaguanine synthase QueE → MYYPINEIFQTIQGEGYYTGTPSIFIRLQGCPVHCTWCDTKYTWQRSNQDQISYKKIIMKKESDRKWSYINVKEIILIIKTKKWTAKHIVITGGEPCLYNLLEITQELEKKGYKCQIETSGTELIRCSLKTWITLSPKMNKKVLDTSIFRSNEIKYPILKEEDLFYLESILKKIKNKKNNFIFLQPISQNKEALNICIKICLIKNWRLSVQIHKYLKIR, encoded by the coding sequence ATGTACTATCCAATCAATGAAATTTTTCAAACAATACAAGGTGAAGGCTACTATACTGGAACACCATCAATCTTTATTAGACTACAAGGATGTCCAGTACATTGCACATGGTGTGATACTAAATATACGTGGCAACGCAGTAATCAAGATCAGATTTCTTATAAAAAAATAATAATGAAAAAAGAGTCAGATAGAAAATGGAGTTACATAAATGTTAAAGAAATTATTCTAATAATAAAAACTAAAAAATGGACAGCTAAACATATTGTTATTACAGGTGGAGAACCATGCTTGTATAATCTTTTAGAGATCACACAAGAGCTAGAAAAAAAAGGTTATAAATGTCAAATAGAAACTAGTGGAACTGAATTAATTAGATGTTCTTTAAAAACTTGGATTACACTCTCTCCTAAAATGAATAAAAAAGTACTAGATACATCAATATTTCGTTCTAATGAAATTAAATATCCTATTTTAAAAGAAGAAGATTTATTTTACTTAGAAAGTATTCTAAAAAAAATAAAAAATAAAAAAAATAATTTTATTTTTTTGCAACCAATTAGTCAAAATAAAGAAGCATTAAATATTTGTATCAAAATATGTTTAATAAAAAATTGGCGATTATCAGTACAAATACACAAGTATCTTAAAATTAGATAA
- the eno gene encoding phosphopyruvate hydratase, translating to MSKILKITGREIIDSRGNPTIECEVLLEGGFIGLASSPSGASTGSLEAWELRDQDNNRFMGKGVQKSVEIINKKIFYALKNKNAKDQFDIDQTMINLDGTENKSNLGANSILSVSLAIAKAAASSKGIPLYQHIAEINNTPGVFSMPLPMINIINGGKHANNNIDLQEFMIQPISAKSIKEAIRIGAEIFYSLGNLLKDKGMSTTVGDEGGYAPNFKSNEEALNTIQDAIHKTKYKLGKDITLAIDCAASELYNKNKKKYQFIGEGIEFSSQELTHYLENLSNQYPIISIEDGQDESDWEGFLYQTKKLGNKIQLVGDDLFVTNKNILKKGIKKGIANAILIKLNQIGTLTETMETIKIAKKFNYGVIISHRSGETEDTSIADLSVGTASGQIKTGSMSRCDRTSKYNQLIRIEENLGEKNAPFYGLKEVHSSFLR from the coding sequence ATGTCTAAAATATTAAAAATTACTGGTCGTGAAATAATTGATTCTAGAGGTAATCCTACTATAGAATGCGAAGTCCTTCTTGAAGGAGGTTTCATTGGTTTGGCTTCATCACCTTCTGGTGCTTCAACTGGTTCTTTAGAAGCGTGGGAATTAAGAGATCAAGACAACAACCGATTTATGGGTAAAGGTGTTCAAAAATCAGTCGAAATAATAAATAAAAAAATTTTTTATGCCTTAAAAAACAAAAATGCAAAAGATCAATTTGATATTGATCAAACTATGATTAATTTAGATGGCACAGAAAATAAATCTAATTTAGGTGCTAATTCAATTTTATCTGTATCTTTAGCTATTGCTAAAGCAGCAGCATCTTCTAAAGGAATTCCTTTATATCAACATATTGCAGAAATTAACAATACACCTGGTGTATTTTCAATGCCTTTACCAATGATTAATATAATTAACGGAGGAAAACATGCCAATAATAATATTGATCTTCAAGAATTTATGATACAACCCATTTCAGCCAAATCAATAAAAGAAGCTATACGTATAGGAGCAGAAATATTTTATTCATTAGGAAATTTACTAAAAGATAAGGGAATGAGTACTACAGTAGGAGATGAAGGAGGATACGCTCCAAATTTTAAATCTAATGAAGAAGCTCTAAACACAATTCAAGATGCAATACATAAAACTAAATACAAATTAGGAAAAGATATTACACTAGCTATAGATTGCGCAGCTTCTGAATTATATAATAAAAACAAAAAGAAATACCAATTTATCGGAGAAGGTATTGAGTTTAGTTCACAGGAACTAACTCATTATTTAGAAAATTTGTCCAATCAATATCCTATTATTTCTATTGAAGATGGACAAGATGAATCAGACTGGGAAGGTTTTTTATATCAAACAAAAAAATTAGGTAATAAAATCCAATTAGTAGGAGACGATTTATTTGTTACTAATAAAAACATTCTAAAAAAAGGGATTAAAAAAGGTATTGCAAATGCAATTTTAATAAAATTAAATCAAATCGGAACATTAACTGAAACAATGGAAACCATCAAAATAGCAAAAAAATTTAATTACGGTGTAATTATTTCTCATCGTTCAGGTGAAACAGAAGACACGTCAATAGCGGATTTATCAGTAGGGACTGCATCAGGACAAATTAAAACAGGATCAATGAGTCGCTGTGATAGAACTTCTAAATATAATCAATTAATTCGAATAGAAGAAAATCTAGGTGAAAAAAATGCTCCTTTTTATGGATTAAAAGAAGTACACTCATCTTTTTTAAGATAA
- a CDS encoding CTP synthase, which produces MTKNYIFITGGVVSSLGKGIAAASLGAILEARNLKITIMKLDPYINVDPGTMSPIQHGEVFVTEDGAETDLDLGHYERFIRTKMTCLNNFTTGGIYSEVLKKERRGDYLGSTIQVIPHITNAIKDRIVLCSKRSDIILVEIGGTVGDIESLPFLEAIRQLAVDVGRKNVIYIHLTLVPYIKTAGEIKTKPTQHSVKELLSIGIQPDILICRSQQTVPIREREKIALFCNVPVNAVISLKDVDSIYTIPKLLKDQKLDNYICEYFKLNVPEADLKEWEKVVYEEKNANKEIIIGIIGKYVKLPDAYKSVIEALKHAGLKNKIKVKIELINSQEIENKKFELLKSLDGILIPGGFGDRGITGKLLSVQYARENNIPYFGICLGMQIAIIEFAQNVIGIKEANSTEFDPKCKFPVIDLINAQKNDIKDVINGTKNNDPNLGGTMRLGSQPCKLTEDSLSRKLYKKDIIIERHRHRYEVNNFLLQKIEKNGLRIAGRSKKNNIVEIIEIPNHPWFIGCQFHPEFTSTPRDGHPLFIDFIKSAKKIKNNFKTKVKNV; this is translated from the coding sequence ATGACTAAAAATTATATTTTTATAACTGGTGGCGTAGTGTCATCTTTAGGAAAAGGTATTGCAGCTGCTTCTTTAGGAGCTATATTAGAAGCACGAAATTTAAAAATAACTATTATGAAGTTAGATCCATATATTAACGTTGATCCAGGCACAATGAGTCCTATTCAACATGGAGAGGTATTTGTTACTGAAGATGGTGCTGAAACAGACTTAGATTTAGGTCATTATGAACGTTTTATTCGAACAAAAATGACATGCTTAAATAATTTTACTACTGGAGGGATTTATTCTGAAGTTTTGAAAAAAGAAAGAAGAGGTGATTATTTAGGTTCAACTATTCAAGTAATACCTCATATTACTAACGCTATTAAAGATAGAATTGTTTTATGTTCTAAAAGAAGTGATATCATTCTTGTCGAAATAGGTGGAACCGTTGGAGATATTGAATCTTTACCATTTCTAGAAGCAATTCGTCAATTAGCAGTCGATGTCGGTCGTAAAAATGTAATATATATACATTTAACACTCGTTCCGTATATAAAAACAGCTGGAGAAATTAAAACTAAACCTACTCAACACTCAGTAAAGGAATTATTATCAATTGGCATACAACCAGATATTTTAATTTGTCGTTCTCAACAAACTGTGCCTATAAGAGAAAGGGAAAAAATTGCATTATTTTGCAATGTTCCAGTTAATGCTGTAATCTCTTTAAAAGACGTAGATTCAATATATACGATACCAAAGTTATTAAAAGATCAAAAACTAGACAATTATATTTGTGAATATTTTAAATTAAATGTTCCTGAAGCTGATTTAAAAGAATGGGAAAAAGTCGTTTATGAAGAAAAAAATGCCAATAAAGAAATTATTATTGGTATAATTGGAAAATATGTTAAATTACCTGATGCATATAAATCAGTAATAGAAGCACTTAAACATGCAGGATTAAAAAACAAAATTAAAGTAAAAATAGAATTAATCAATTCTCAAGAAATAGAAAATAAAAAATTTGAATTATTAAAAAGTCTTGATGGTATTCTAATACCAGGTGGTTTTGGAGATCGTGGTATAACAGGAAAATTGCTTTCTGTTCAATATGCACGTGAAAACAATATTCCATATTTTGGCATATGTTTAGGAATGCAAATAGCAATTATAGAATTTGCACAAAATGTCATAGGTATTAAAGAAGCGAACTCTACTGAATTTGATCCAAAATGTAAATTTCCTGTTATTGATTTAATTAATGCTCAAAAAAATGATATAAAAGATGTAATTAATGGGACAAAAAATAATGATCCTAATTTGGGAGGTACTATGAGACTAGGTAGTCAACCTTGTAAATTAACTGAGGACAGTTTATCTAGAAAATTATATAAAAAAGATATTATTATAGAACGGCATAGACATCGATATGAAGTAAACAATTTTTTATTACAAAAAATAGAAAAAAATGGATTAAGAATAGCAGGACGTTCTAAAAAAAACAATATCGTTGAAATCATAGAAATTCCTAATCATCCATGGTTTATTGGTTGTCAATTTCATCCTGAATTTACTTCTACACCACGCGATGGACATCCATTATTTATAGATTTTATAAAATCAGCAAAAAAAATAAAAAACAATTTTAAAACAAAGGTAAAAAATGTCTAA
- the glnS gene encoding glutamine--tRNA ligase: protein MSTEIEKKNNNFIYKIINEDFKKNKNLLLHTRFPPEPNGYLHIGHAKSIHLNFELANLYNGYCNLRFDDTNPTKENIKYINSIQKDIKWLGYKWHKKICYSSEYFPKLYEYAKELIKKGLAYVDELTKQEIREYRGTLKTIGKNSPYRNRSIEDNLKLFKKMKKGQFNEGEACLRAKINMNSSFIVMRDPVLYRIIFSTHHQTENKWCIYPTYDFAHCLSDSIEGITHSFCTLEFQDNKNLYNWILKNTSVKHYPKQYEFSRLNLEYSILSKRKITVLIEKKIVDGWDDPRILTISGLKRKGYTASSIREFCRRIGITKQNNLVEFSMLEYCIRKELNQKAIRTMAILEPIKIFLYNIDDSYKEKLIVPNHPNNPNLGTHEVIFTNTIYIEREDFKEKYDKKYKRLKIGAEIRLRYAYIIKAEKIEKDKNGNIINIICFCDINSLGKKPINKKNPAVIHWIAVKNSFPAQFKLYNQLFKIKNPEKEKNFLSFLNSDSLIRKSGFIEKKIAQNIIKKMNNNSVCLSFQFERIGYFCLDEFDSKKNKLVFNRTVHLRDSWNFKKIKN from the coding sequence ATGAGTACTGAAATAGAAAAAAAAAACAATAATTTTATTTATAAAATTATTAATGAAGATTTCAAGAAAAATAAAAATTTATTATTACATACACGTTTTCCTCCTGAACCTAACGGATACCTTCATATTGGGCACGCTAAATCAATACATTTAAATTTTGAACTCGCAAATTTATACAATGGATATTGTAATCTTCGTTTCGATGATACAAATCCTACTAAAGAAAATATTAAATATATTAATTCAATTCAAAAAGATATTAAATGGTTAGGTTATAAATGGCATAAAAAAATTTGCTATTCTTCTGAATATTTTCCAAAACTATATGAATATGCAAAAGAATTAATTAAAAAAGGTTTAGCGTATGTAGATGAATTAACAAAACAAGAAATACGAGAATATCGAGGAACTTTAAAAACTATAGGGAAAAACAGCCCTTATAGAAATAGAAGTATTGAAGATAACTTAAAATTATTCAAAAAAATGAAAAAAGGACAATTTAATGAAGGAGAAGCATGCTTACGTGCTAAAATCAATATGAATTCTTCCTTTATTGTTATGCGTGATCCTGTATTATATCGAATTATTTTTTCCACACATCACCAAACTGAAAATAAATGGTGCATATATCCTACATACGATTTTGCTCATTGTTTATCTGACTCTATTGAAGGCATAACACATTCTTTTTGTACATTAGAATTTCAAGATAATAAAAATTTGTATAACTGGATTCTAAAAAATACCAGTGTCAAACATTACCCAAAACAATATGAGTTCTCTAGATTAAATCTAGAATACTCAATTTTATCTAAAAGAAAAATCACAGTTTTAATTGAAAAAAAAATAGTTGATGGATGGGATGATCCACGAATACTCACTATTTCTGGATTAAAAAGAAAAGGATATACAGCGTCTTCTATTCGTGAATTTTGTCGTAGAATCGGTATTACTAAACAAAATAATTTAGTAGAATTTTCTATGCTAGAATACTGTATTAGAAAAGAACTAAATCAAAAAGCAATTCGTACTATGGCTATATTAGAACCAATCAAAATATTTTTATATAATATAGATGATAGTTATAAAGAAAAATTAATAGTTCCAAATCATCCAAATAATCCAAATTTAGGAACTCATGAAGTTATATTTACAAATACAATATATATTGAACGAGAAGATTTTAAAGAAAAATACGACAAAAAATATAAAAGATTAAAAATTGGAGCAGAAATCCGTTTAAGATATGCGTATATAATAAAAGCAGAAAAAATAGAAAAAGATAAAAATGGTAATATTATTAATATAATATGCTTCTGTGATATTAATAGTTTAGGAAAAAAACCAATCAATAAAAAAAATCCAGCAGTAATACACTGGATTGCAGTAAAAAATTCATTTCCAGCCCAATTTAAATTATATAACCAATTATTTAAAATTAAAAACCCTGAAAAAGAAAAAAATTTCTTATCTTTTTTAAATTCTGATTCATTAATAAGAAAAAGTGGTTTTATCGAGAAAAAAATAGCTCAAAATATAATAAAAAAAATGAATAATAATTCTGTATGTTTATCTTTTCAATTCGAAAGAATTGGGTATTTTTGTTTAGATGAATTTGATTCGAAAAAAAATAAATTAGTCTTCAATCGTACTGTTCATTTGCGAGATTCGTGGAATTTTAAAAAAATTAAAAATTAA
- the rpiA gene encoding ribose-5-phosphate isomerase RpiA, whose translation MNLNELKKKAAWAALDYICPGTVIGVGTGSTVFYFIQALSTVKNLISGAVSSSNSSTILLEQHGIEVLDLNTFDSLEIYVDSADEINNNMQMIKGGGAALTREKIIAAMSKKFVCIIDESKQVNILGNFPLPIEIIPIAFSYISKEILKIGGQPKLRENITTDNGNIIIDVYNLYINNPILIEKKINSLPGVVSVGLFASRVADVVLIGTQKGIKIIKN comes from the coding sequence ATGAATTTAAATGAATTAAAAAAAAAAGCAGCATGGGCTGCATTAGATTACATTTGTCCTGGAACTGTTATAGGAGTAGGAACAGGGAGCACTGTTTTTTATTTCATTCAAGCTTTAAGCACAGTAAAAAACTTAATATCTGGAGCTGTTTCTAGTTCTAATTCTTCTACTATTTTATTAGAACAACATGGAATAGAAGTATTAGATTTAAATACTTTTGATTCATTAGAAATCTATGTAGATAGTGCAGATGAAATCAATAATAATATGCAAATGATTAAAGGTGGTGGAGCAGCTTTAACAAGAGAAAAAATCATTGCTGCTATGTCAAAAAAATTTGTTTGTATTATTGATGAATCAAAACAAGTAAATATTTTAGGTAATTTTCCATTGCCTATTGAAATTATTCCTATAGCATTTTCTTATATTTCAAAAGAAATCCTAAAAATAGGAGGTCAACCAAAATTAAGAGAAAATATTACAACAGATAATGGGAACATAATTATAGATGTTTATAATTTATATATCAATAATCCAATCTTAATAGAAAAAAAAATAAATTCATTACCTGGAGTTGTTAGTGTTGGTTTGTTTGCTTCAAGAGTTGCAGATGTTGTTTTAATCGGCACTCAAAAAGGAATTAAGATTATTAAAAATTAA
- a CDS encoding 5-formyltetrahydrofolate cyclo-ligase, translating to MSTKLLQNRKEIRSYIRIIRNSITLTQQYDESNKILKTIFNCDFIHNSKNIACFLSFDGEINTYPLILKLWLKKKNVFLPIISSMFSKKLFFVRFTSQSILYYNQYNILEPFYNIQDIILESNLDLIIVPLVAFDHKGVRLGMGGGFYDRFLMHWKTKKFIPIGIAYDFQRVNYIPRQPWDVSLPIVLTPNKIYFFH from the coding sequence ATGTCAACTAAACTCTTACAAAATCGAAAAGAAATTCGATCTTATATTCGAATAATACGTAATTCGATAACGTTAACACAACAATATGATGAATCAAATAAAATTTTAAAAACTATTTTTAATTGTGATTTTATTCATAATTCTAAAAACATTGCTTGTTTTTTATCTTTTGATGGAGAAATAAATACATATCCTTTAATTTTAAAATTATGGTTAAAGAAAAAAAACGTATTTCTTCCTATAATAAGTTCTATGTTTTCAAAAAAATTATTTTTTGTTCGGTTTACCTCCCAATCTATTTTATATTACAATCAATATAATATATTAGAACCTTTTTATAACATTCAAGATATTATTTTAGAATCAAATTTAGATTTGATAATAGTACCCTTGGTTGCATTTGATCATAAAGGTGTTAGACTTGGTATGGGTGGAGGTTTTTATGATCGATTTTTAATGCATTGGAAAACAAAAAAATTTATTCCGATAGGAATAGCCTATGATTTTCAGCGTGTTAATTATATACCTAGACAACCTTGGGATGTTTCCTTACCTATTGTTTTAACACCTAATAAAATATACTTTTTTCATTAA
- a CDS encoding 16S rRNA (uracil(1498)-N(3))-methyltransferase: MKKRIPRIYIEDFLKINQVISLSKSCTHYVKKVLRMEEKDKIEIFNNTNYIFFSEIKEINSQTIKIIILKKQIKNLESPLSIHLGQVLSKNKKMNFSIQKSVELGVNRITPLFSEYCNFQKNLRCFSKKNIRWKNIVISACQQCHRNNIPEIKQPEHIFTWCKKKYKNEIKIVFDPNATLTINELPKEINFVRFLIGCEGGFSLLEMEKIIQYGFIPIKLGPRVLRTETAVIAAITALQIKFGDFS; encoded by the coding sequence ATGAAAAAACGTATTCCACGAATTTATATCGAAGATTTTTTAAAAATTAATCAAGTAATATCGTTATCTAAATCTTGTACACATTATGTAAAAAAAGTATTGAGAATGGAAGAAAAAGATAAAATAGAAATATTTAATAATACTAATTATATTTTTTTTTCTGAAATAAAAGAAATTAACAGTCAAACAATAAAAATAATAATTTTAAAAAAACAAATAAAAAATCTCGAATCACCATTATCAATTCATTTAGGACAAGTACTATCAAAAAATAAAAAAATGAATTTTTCTATCCAAAAATCTGTTGAATTAGGAGTAAATAGAATTACCCCACTATTTTCAGAATACTGTAATTTTCAAAAAAATTTAAGATGTTTTTCAAAAAAAAATATACGTTGGAAAAATATAGTAATTTCTGCTTGTCAACAATGTCATCGTAATAATATTCCTGAAATTAAACAACCAGAACATATTTTCACATGGTGCAAAAAAAAATATAAAAATGAAATAAAAATAGTATTTGATCCAAATGCTACGTTAACAATTAACGAACTGCCTAAAGAAATTAACTTTGTTCGATTTTTAATAGGCTGTGAAGGTGGATTTTCACTTTTAGAAATGGAAAAAATAATTCAATATGGATTTATTCCTATTAAATTAGGACCTAGAGTTTTAAGAACAGAAACAGCTGTAATTGCAGCAATTACTGCTTTACAAATAAAATTTGGTGATTTCAGTTAA
- a CDS encoding endonuclease, which yields MFFLFLTKKNNFKKNHIQNFQQAKVLAIKIHKNAPGSFYCGCKIIWNGKKGTPDLSSCGYNIRKNKNRATRIEWEHVVPAWEFGHEKKCWKNGGRKQCIKNKLYQKIEFDLHNLQPAIGEINGDRSNFKYSQLDSNIKKYGKCTMKIDFKKKLAEPPDRAKGKIARTYFYMSKKYKIKLSKIERNLFKIWDINFPVTKWECERENLIFQIQGSHNNYIYKKCKISYLKTKN from the coding sequence ATTTTTTTTTTATTTTTAACTAAAAAAAATAATTTTAAAAAAAATCATATACAAAATTTTCAACAAGCTAAAGTGCTTGCAATTAAAATTCACAAAAATGCACCTGGATCATTTTATTGCGGATGTAAAATTATTTGGAATGGGAAAAAAGGGACACCTGATTTATCATCATGTGGATATAATATTCGAAAAAATAAAAACCGAGCAACTAGAATTGAATGGGAACATGTAGTACCAGCATGGGAATTTGGACATGAAAAAAAATGCTGGAAAAATGGAGGACGAAAACAATGCATCAAGAATAAATTATATCAAAAAATTGAATTTGATCTTCATAATTTGCAACCTGCTATTGGAGAAATAAATGGAGATCGATCTAATTTTAAATACAGTCAACTAGATAGCAATATAAAAAAATATGGTAAATGTACCATGAAAATAGATTTTAAAAAAAAATTAGCTGAACCACCTGATAGAGCTAAAGGGAAAATAGCTCGAACTTATTTTTATATGAGTAAAAAATATAAAATTAAATTATCTAAAATCGAAAGGAATTTGTTTAAAATATGGGATATTAATTTTCCTGTAACTAAATGGGAATGTGAAAGAGAAAATTTAATATTTCAAATACAAGGAAGCCATAATAATTATATTTATAAAAAATGCAAAATTTCTTATTTAAAAACAAAAAATTAA
- the metK gene encoding methionine adenosyltransferase, translating to MTEYLFTSESVSEGHPDKIADQISDALLDEIIKQDLKARVACETYVKTGMVLIGGEITTTAWVDVEEITRNTINNIGYINSETGFDANSCAILSAIGKQSPDINQGVDRCNPLEQGAGDQGIIFGYATNETEVLMPAPITYAHLLVKKQSELRKKNILHWLRPDAKSQVTFKYKNGHIIGIDTVVFSTQHKESITQNILKEAVMEEIIKPVLPKKWLTKNTKFFINPTGRFVIGGPMGDCGLTGRKIIVDTYGGMSRHGGGAFSGKDPSKVDRSAAYAARYVAKNIVAAGLADRCEIQLSYAIGIAEPTSIMIETFRTGKVSNKSLINLVRNIFDLRPYGLIEMLDLLRPIYLNTAVYGHFGREEFPWEKLDKVDELLQ from the coding sequence ATGACTGAATATCTTTTTACATCAGAATCAGTGTCAGAAGGACATCCTGATAAAATTGCAGATCAAATTTCTGATGCTTTATTAGATGAAATCATTAAACAAGATTTAAAAGCAAGAGTAGCGTGCGAAACGTATGTTAAAACAGGAATGGTTTTAATTGGCGGTGAAATTACCACTACAGCTTGGGTGGATGTTGAAGAAATTACTCGAAATACTATTAATAACATTGGTTACATTAATTCTGAAACAGGTTTTGATGCAAATTCTTGTGCAATACTTAGTGCTATAGGAAAACAGTCACCTGATATTAATCAAGGAGTAGATCGTTGCAATCCCTTAGAACAAGGAGCTGGGGATCAAGGAATTATTTTTGGCTATGCCACTAATGAAACAGAAGTTTTAATGCCAGCACCTATTACTTATGCTCATTTACTAGTAAAAAAGCAGTCTGAATTAAGAAAAAAAAATATTTTACATTGGCTTAGACCAGATGCTAAAAGCCAAGTAACATTTAAATATAAAAACGGTCATATAATCGGAATAGATACAGTAGTTTTTTCGACTCAACATAAAGAAAGTATTACTCAAAATATTTTAAAAGAAGCTGTTATGGAAGAAATTATAAAACCAGTTTTACCAAAAAAATGGTTAACTAAGAATACGAAGTTTTTCATAAATCCTACAGGTAGATTTGTTATTGGAGGCCCTATGGGAGATTGTGGTTTAACAGGTCGTAAAATTATTGTTGATACTTATGGTGGAATGTCTAGACATGGAGGAGGAGCTTTTTCTGGTAAAGATCCTTCAAAAGTAGATCGTTCTGCTGCTTATGCAGCAAGATATGTAGCTAAAAATATTGTTGCAGCAGGATTAGCAGATCGTTGTGAAATTCAATTATCTTATGCTATTGGAATTGCTGAACCTACTTCAATTATGATAGAAACTTTCAGAACTGGAAAAGTAAGCAATAAATCTTTAATTAATTTAGTTCGCAATATTTTTGATTTACGTCCTTATGGATTGATTGAAATGCTCGATCTTCTTCGTCCAATTTATCTTAATACAGCAGTATACGGACATTTTGGAAGAGAAGAGTTTCCTTGGGAAAAATTAGATAAAGTAGATGAATTATTGCAATAA
- the gshA gene encoding glutamate--cysteine ligase: protein MIEDISKKIDWLKKQPAILKDIFRGIERETLRIEKNGNFSNTQHPYLLGSPLTHKWITTDFSENLLEFITPASSSINYLLKFLKNLHSFTAHKIKNERMWPFSIPYIYNQSMTIKIAQYGTSDLGKIKNIYRKGLKNRYGDLVNTISGIHYNFSLPKIFWKNWKKYENNLQNTDYISCGYLNLIRNYYRFGWIITYLFGASPAVSKHFLKNKKYEFKKNTEDMLYLPWSTSLRLSDIGYTKTSITELNIMFNDLKSYIESLHKAINTPSKKFSNIGIKNKKGEFLQLNTNILQMESELYTPIRPKRKTNPGESLLEALGKRGIEYIEVRSLDINPFSSIGINKQQILILDLFLIWCALIKAPKMNKENFLVNNKNWDKIIFEGRKPNQKIYINNKYEKKTLIEIGEKIFKDLKKIAKILDYQSKSFKYQHACEEIILFFKNPELTYSAKCLKLLIKNGIKKTGLNLANKYHKQFISKFNYNSDKNTLEREVILSHKKQKKIEKDEILFKKNNLSHAKN, encoded by the coding sequence TTGATAGAGGATATCTCAAAAAAAATTGATTGGCTGAAAAAACAGCCAGCAATATTAAAAGATATTTTTCGAGGTATTGAGCGTGAAACTTTAAGAATTGAAAAAAATGGTAACTTTTCTAATACCCAACATCCATATTTACTTGGTTCACCTTTAACACATAAATGGATCACAACTGATTTTTCAGAAAATTTATTAGAATTTATTACACCTGCTAGTAGTAGCATTAATTATTTATTAAAATTTTTAAAAAATTTACATTCTTTCACAGCTCATAAAATCAAAAATGAACGAATGTGGCCATTCAGTATTCCTTATATTTATAATCAATCCATGACTATTAAAATAGCTCAATATGGAACTTCCGATCTTGGGAAAATAAAAAATATTTATAGAAAAGGTTTAAAAAACCGATATGGTGATCTAGTAAATACTATTTCAGGAATACATTATAATTTTTCTTTACCTAAAATATTTTGGAAAAATTGGAAAAAATATGAAAATAACTTACAAAATACAGATTATATTTCATGTGGCTATCTAAATTTAATTAGAAATTATTATCGATTTGGATGGATTATTACCTATTTATTTGGAGCATCACCTGCAGTATCAAAACATTTTTTAAAAAACAAAAAATATGAATTCAAAAAAAATACAGAAGACATGTTATATTTACCATGGTCAACTTCCTTGAGATTAAGCGATATCGGATATACTAAAACTTCTATTACAGAATTGAATATTATGTTCAACGATTTAAAATCGTACATTGAATCTTTACATAAAGCGATAAATACACCTTCAAAAAAGTTTTCTAATATAGGAATAAAAAACAAAAAAGGCGAATTTCTGCAATTAAATACAAATATATTACAAATGGAAAGTGAACTATATACGCCAATAAGACCAAAAAGAAAAACTAATCCTGGCGAATCACTTTTAGAAGCTCTTGGAAAAAGAGGAATTGAATATATAGAAGTGCGTTCTTTAGATATTAATCCATTCTCTTCAATAGGAATAAATAAACAACAAATACTAATATTAGATTTATTTCTAATTTGGTGTGCATTAATTAAAGCACCTAAAATGAATAAAGAAAACTTTTTAGTAAATAATAAAAATTGGGACAAAATTATTTTTGAAGGAAGAAAACCGAATCAAAAAATTTATATTAATAATAAATATGAAAAAAAAACACTAATTGAAATTGGTGAAAAAATTTTTAAAGATTTAAAAAAAATTGCTAAAATACTAGATTATCAATCTAAAAGTTTTAAATATCAACATGCATGTGAAGAAATAATACTTTTTTTTAAAAATCCAGAATTAACTTATTCAGCAAAATGTTTAAAACTTTTAATCAAAAATGGAATAAAAAAAACTGGATTAAATTTAGCAAATAAATATCATAAACAATTTATTAGTAAATTTAATTATAATTCAGATAAAAATACTTTAGAACGTGAAGTTATACTCTCTCATAAAAAACAAAAAAAAATAGAAAAAGACGAAATTTTATTTAAAAAGAATAATCTCTCCCATGCTAAAAATTAA